In Bifidobacterium sp. ESL0745, one DNA window encodes the following:
- a CDS encoding Ltp family lipoprotein — protein sequence MPDSPQPFNGYPNNSTDNGGAAPYNGSSVYPQGMDSTQSGVGPNGSTNPSVGNSNGPIQGNPFPVMGGNPQFPDSGGNHHSVGRRSEHFSACGVTALVLGIVGTVLSFIPIVNNVAAVLGVIGVVFGIIGLVGVFRGKKRGKALTIAGAVLSVVAIVITLVMQSAAGKAFDSASKSMPSSTSQQQTPQQKKPNVPAEYTNALASAKTYSDTMHMSKQGIYDQLTSEAGDKFSADAAQYAVDNLKTDYNANALAAAKSYEKNMHMSPEAIREQLTASAGDKFTPQEADYAIQHLND from the coding sequence GTGCCAGATTCACCGCAGCCTTTTAATGGGTATCCCAACAATTCCACGGATAATGGTGGCGCTGCGCCATACAACGGTTCGTCGGTTTATCCGCAAGGAATGGATTCCACACAGTCCGGGGTCGGTCCCAACGGCTCAACCAATCCGTCCGTAGGTAATTCGAATGGGCCCATTCAGGGAAATCCGTTTCCTGTGATGGGTGGTAATCCGCAATTCCCGGATTCTGGCGGTAATCATCACTCGGTTGGTCGCCGGTCCGAACATTTTTCGGCTTGCGGTGTGACCGCTTTGGTGCTTGGCATCGTCGGCACCGTGTTGAGTTTCATCCCCATCGTCAATAATGTCGCCGCGGTTCTGGGCGTCATCGGCGTTGTGTTCGGTATCATCGGCTTGGTCGGGGTGTTCAGAGGCAAGAAGCGCGGCAAAGCGCTCACCATTGCCGGCGCCGTACTGAGCGTTGTCGCCATCGTCATCACGCTGGTCATGCAATCGGCGGCAGGCAAGGCTTTCGATTCGGCTTCCAAAAGCATGCCTTCATCCACTTCGCAGCAGCAAACCCCTCAGCAAAAGAAGCCAAATGTACCTGCGGAATATACCAATGCGTTGGCCTCTGCCAAGACGTATAGCGATACCATGCATATGAGCAAGCAGGGTATTTACGATCAATTGACCAGCGAAGCCGGTGACAAATTCAGTGCGGATGCAGCACAATATGCTGTCGACAATCTTAAAACGGATTACAATGCGAATGCCCTCGCGGCGGCCAAATCGTATGAGAAAAACATGCATATGAGTCCTGAGGCGATACGAGAGCAGCTTACTGCATCTGCCGGTGATAAATTCACTCCTCAGGAAGCGGACTATGCAATCCAGCATCTTAACGATTAA